From the genome of Ptychodera flava strain L36383 unplaced genomic scaffold, AS_Pfla_20210202 Scaffold_124__1_contigs__length_180463_pilon, whole genome shotgun sequence, one region includes:
- the LOC139126699 gene encoding serine-protein kinase ATM-like, whose product MNGAHEKGLVSKKKETFKYVCDRFSPVFRHFFLENFQDLAVWFKRRLAYTRSVATCSIVGYVVGLGDRHVQNILIDCNTAELVHIDLGVAFEQGRILPTPETVPFRLTRDLVDGMGIAEVEGVFRRCCEKTMVVMHNNQEALLTIVEVLLYDPLYEWTLSPLKVLQLQQNKADPDASDLNITNAGERDALEGSGDSSESNTEESNKMAERVLLRLHQKLKGVEEGVVVSVSGQVNRLIQEARDPKNLCRLFPGWQAWI is encoded by the exons ATGAAT GGTGCTCACGAGAAAGGCTTGGtatcaaagaaaaaagaaactttTAAGTATGTATGTGATCGGTTCAGTCCGGTATTTAGACACTTCTTCCTTGAAAACTTCCAAGATCTAGCTGTTTGGTTTAAAAGGAGATTGGCATACACAAGAAGTGTTGCAACATGTTCAATAG ttGGCTATGTAGTAGGACTTGGAGATCGCCATGTCCAGAACATACTGATAGACTGCAATACGGCAGAACTTGTTCATATTGATCTTG GTGTTGCCTTTGAACAAGGAAGAATTCTGCCAACCCCTGAGACTGTACCATTCAGGTTAACAAGAGATTTGGTAGATGGAATGGGTATAGCTGAAGTTGAAGGTGTTTTCAGGAG GTGCTGTGAGAAAACCATGGTGGTCATGCACAACAACCAGGAAGCTTTACTTACCATTGTAGAG GTACTATTGTATGACCCTCTGTATGAGTGGACGctgtctcctttgaaagttCTTCAACTGCAGCAGAATAAAGCTGATCCAGATGCATCAGACCTGAATATCACCAATGCTGGGGAAAGGGATGCCTTGGAAGGATCGGGAGACAGCAGTGAAAGCAACACTGAGGaatcaaacaaaatggctgaaagGGTGTTGCTACGGCTACATCAGAAACTGAAAGGTGTCGAAGAGGGAGTTGTTGTCAGTGTTAGCGGGCAGGTGAACAGGTTGATACAAGAAGCTAGAGATCCAAAGAACCTTTGTAGACTATTTCCTGGTTGGCAGGCCTGGATATag